Proteins found in one Xenopus laevis strain J_2021 chromosome 1L, Xenopus_laevis_v10.1, whole genome shotgun sequence genomic segment:
- the bbs12.L gene encoding Bardet-Biedl syndrome 12 protein homolog (The RefSeq protein has 3 substitutions compared to this genomic sequence) encodes MAIRGHKGLQQLLSMATSVNSFLGPMKSYKFIFDQITHESILTSSSFRLLENLDLTSAIGQLLNETIQAHHKSYKTGTTTLFFMVGAWSSAVQECLHLGIPVSLIVSVMLDGLNSCIGHVHSLQVSLVSQVTSDCTNIKTNGINHSNYSASGDQGNCSSELENNPLPRVSNMRTASEFPVAFHKKPLPLCTGTNLYKTQRRRLFHSRHLAEDLSFFQDVPERPQTTTLNNETLDGLAKGLAHGYQPVMNLVKNAVCLHCAEIKENSLDKSSFNISRLETCSLPGLSEEHTTVSFGYTTLVPTESAAVITHLNGKPLRILLVDGELTESHRHLGFDNPDNVKMVFEHAGNEKHNLEDSWISRAYEKIIQANINLILVRGDVCPFLLKQCIHRNILIVTQVKQNILQAFSECTGAEPVTYLTQINCCSVGNEAFVTLCTRANSIIEVSQKIVISITAKKLNLITATLSSRIPSTMQSIEDQFLTCAYRLHHALQEGNVFYGGGAIELLCIHHLQKLVQESSSSFYAYDNAQFHCLSSWMTESATFYRAAIIGCLAKGWYKYISVLLCNMGGFLSELDAVTFIENELQNISHHSSPIDYVRDQYSKKDLFNDEMGISISHHSLPVYDNVTPKLEAWRRALHLVLTVLQTDAEVITNSATQNQILMSETSNGEYLFL; translated from the coding sequence ATGGCGATAAGAGGCCACAAGGGACTTCAGCAATTGTTAAGCATGGCAACATCTGTGAATTCTTTTATGGGGCCCATGAAATCATACAAGTTTATATTTGACCAAATTACTCATGAAAGTATATTGACTTCTTCTTCATTCCGACTTCTGGAAAATCTGGATCTCACTAGTGCCATTGGACAACTTCTTAATGAAACAATTCAGGCGCATCACAAAAGCTATAAAACTGGAACAACAACTCTGTTTTTCATGGTTGGGGCATGGAGCAGTGCTGTACAGGAATGTTTACACTTAGGGATCCCTGTATCGTTAATCGTTTCTGTTATGCTGGATGGATTAAATTCATGCATTGGGCATGTTCACTCTTTACAGGTATCTCTAGTATCCCAGGTAACTAGTGATTGCACAAATATCAAGACCAATGGCATAAATCATTCAAATTATTCAGCCTCAGGGGATCAGGGCAATTGTTCTTCAGAACTAGAAAACAATCCACTGCCTCGTGTTTCTAATATGAGGACAGCTTCTGAATTTCCTGTAGCGTTCCATAAAAAACCTTTACCGCTATGTACTGGTACAAATCTTTATAAAACTCAGAGGAGAAGGCTTTTTCACAGCAGGCACTTAGCTgaagatttaagtttttttcaggaTGTGCCTGAAAGGCCTCAAACAACTACATTAAATAATGAAACCCTGGATGGCTTGGCAAAAGGCTTGGCTCATGGCTACCAGCCAGTTATGAACCTTGTGAAAAATGCAGTGTGTCTACATTGTGCAGAAATTAAAGAAAACTCCTTAGACAAAAGCAGTTTCAACATCTCTAGACTTGAGACGTGTAGTTTACCAGGTTTGTCCGAAGAGCACACAACTGTATCTTTTGGATACACTACTTTAGTCCCAACTGAGAGTGCTGCTGTCATTACACATCTCAATGGAAAACCACTTCGAATCCTTCTTGTAGATGGTGAATTAACTGAAAGCCATCGTCATCTGGGCTTTAACAATCCAGACAATGTTAAAATGGTGTTTGAACATGCGGGCAATGAAAAACATAACTTAGAGGATTCTTGGATCAGTAGGGCATATGAAAAAATTATTCAAGCTAATATAAACTTGATTTTAGTAAGAGGCGATGTGTGCCCTTTTCTTCTAAAACAGTGCATTCATAGAAATATCCTTATTGTTACTCAAGTAAAGCAAAATATTCTGCAAGCGTTCAGTGAATGCACTGGCGCAGAACCTGTGACGTACCTAACTCAAATTAACTGCTGCTCTGTGGGCAATGAGGCCTTTGTCACGTTGTGCACTAGAGCAAACTCCATAATAGAAGTAAGTCAAAAAATAGTTATTTCTATCACAGCAAAGAAACTGAACCTGATAACAGCTACACTTAGTAGCAGAATACCATCTACAATGCAGTCCATAGAAGATCAGTTTTTGACGTGTGCATACAGGTTACATCATGCTCTTCAGGAAGGAAACGTGTTTTATGGAGGTGGGGCCATTGAACTTTTGTGTATTCACCACCTTCAGAAGCTCGTACAAGAATCTTCATCATCTTTCTATGCATATGACAATGCCCAGTTCCATTGCCTCTCGTCATGGATGACTGAAAGTGCTACTTTTTACAGAGCACCTATTATCGGCTGTCTTGCCAAAGGCTGGTACAAGTATATTTCTGTTCTTCTTTGCAACATGGGTGGATTCCTTTCAGAATTGGATGCTGTGACGTTTATAGAGAATGAACTTCAAAATATAAGCCACCACTCTTCACCTATTGACTATGTTCGTGATCAGTATtccaaaaaagatttatttaatgaTGAAATGGGTATTTCCATCTCACACCACAGTTTACCAGTGTATGATAATGTTACACCAAAGCTGGAAGCATGGCGCAGAGCTTTGCATTTAGTTCTTACAGTGCTTCAGACGGATGCTGAAGTCATCACTAACTCCGCTACACAAAACCAGATACTTATGTCAGAGACTTCAAATGGAGAATATCTATTTCTATAG